A genomic stretch from Mycobacterium cookii includes:
- a CDS encoding enoyl-CoA hydratase/isomerase family protein, which yields MSQDVDSAAVDGSLVASRDGAILRLTLDRPSHRNALNHSMIESLVAELSRAATDDALRVILIQGAGDDFCSGADWVATNNSSDQRPRTGDVLRRLPHGAHRVIELIHHIQLPVVCSVRGFAVGLGCNLALVADFTVAAADAEFWEPFAARGFSPDSGSTWLLPRLVGLTRAKQMLLLGDKVSAVDAANWGLIHQSVEPADLDRATEALLIRLANGPTVALGLAKQAINYGQHATLNQSMTQELFDVELSCRTSDFKEGLAAFRERRPPEFRGR from the coding sequence GTGAGTCAGGACGTGGACTCCGCGGCGGTGGACGGCTCGCTCGTCGCGAGCCGCGACGGCGCGATCCTGCGGCTCACGCTCGACCGCCCGTCACACCGTAATGCGCTGAACCACAGCATGATCGAGAGCTTGGTCGCCGAGTTGAGCAGAGCAGCAACCGACGACGCGCTGCGGGTAATCCTCATCCAAGGCGCCGGCGACGATTTCTGCTCGGGCGCTGACTGGGTCGCCACCAACAACAGCAGCGATCAACGGCCCCGCACCGGCGACGTCCTGCGGCGTCTACCCCACGGCGCCCACCGGGTGATCGAGTTGATTCACCACATCCAGTTGCCGGTGGTCTGCAGCGTGCGCGGGTTCGCGGTCGGGCTGGGCTGCAATCTGGCGCTGGTGGCCGACTTCACCGTCGCCGCCGCTGACGCCGAGTTCTGGGAACCCTTCGCCGCGCGTGGATTCAGCCCCGACTCCGGCTCGACCTGGCTACTCCCCCGATTGGTCGGGCTGACCCGAGCCAAGCAGATGCTGTTGCTCGGCGACAAAGTGAGCGCCGTCGACGCGGCCAACTGGGGCCTGATCCATCAGTCCGTCGAGCCGGCCGACTTGGACCGGGCGACCGAGGCGCTATTGATCCGCCTGGCCAACGGACCGACGGTGGCACTGGGACTGGCCAAGCAGGCGATCAACTACGGCCAGCATGCGACGTTGAACCAGTCGATGACGCAGGAGCTCTTCGATGTAGAACTATCTTGCAGGACAAGTGATTTCAAAGAGGGCCTTGCTGCGTTCCGGGAGCGCCGCCCGCCAGAATTTCGCGGCCGATGA
- a CDS encoding FadR/GntR family transcriptional regulator, translating into MAPQRFRQPRVAEIVASKLRDDILSGRLKEGDVLPSQESLFGEFGVSPPALREAIHILETDGLISVRRGNVGGAVVQHPTAERTAHMISMVLQSRAATPVDVSEALLHLEPICAGMCAARDDRMTEVVPYLQAEIDLQTTQFDDDSQYVPNARRFHETLVSRCGNEPMILLIGSLELIWSAHESSVWNGHGEPAPMVDKTKRAALRDHQRLLDAICDGNAGKAVRLAQDHLAAARRNTLAFAGNQTIEAKLMSDVGPRLVPRSVSNGGHTTGGGPADDGLR; encoded by the coding sequence GTGGCACCGCAGCGCTTCCGCCAACCGCGCGTCGCCGAGATCGTGGCGTCGAAACTGCGGGATGACATTCTGTCGGGCCGCCTGAAAGAGGGCGATGTTCTTCCCTCGCAGGAAAGCCTTTTCGGTGAATTCGGAGTCAGCCCGCCGGCGCTGCGCGAGGCGATCCACATCCTGGAGACCGACGGGCTGATCTCGGTCCGTCGCGGTAACGTCGGCGGCGCGGTCGTCCAGCACCCGACGGCCGAGCGGACCGCGCACATGATCAGCATGGTGTTGCAATCTCGGGCCGCCACGCCGGTCGACGTCAGCGAGGCGCTCTTGCACCTCGAGCCGATCTGCGCGGGGATGTGCGCCGCGCGAGATGACCGGATGACCGAAGTCGTCCCCTATCTGCAGGCCGAGATCGATCTGCAGACAACCCAATTCGATGACGATTCGCAGTATGTGCCGAACGCCCGCCGGTTTCACGAGACCTTGGTCTCGCGTTGCGGCAACGAGCCGATGATCTTGTTGATCGGGTCGCTGGAGTTGATCTGGTCGGCGCACGAGTCCTCGGTCTGGAACGGCCACGGCGAACCAGCCCCGATGGTGGACAAGACAAAGCGAGCGGCCTTGCGTGACCATCAGCGGCTGCTCGACGCGATCTGCGACGGCAACGCCGGCAAGGCGGTCCGGCTGGCTCAAGACCACCTCGCGGCGGCGCGGCGCAACACCCTTGCCTTCGCCGGCAACCAGACCATCGAGGCCAAGCTGATGTCAGACGTCGGGCCGCGACTGGTTCCGCGCTCGGTGTCCAACGGCGGGCACACAACAGGAGGGGGTCCGGCAGATGACGGTCTCAGATAG
- a CDS encoding amidohydrolase family protein, protein MGNLGYKAIDVDNHYYEPLDAFTRHLDKKFRRRGVQIFSDGRHTQAVIGDRVNRFVPNPTFDPIIVPGCLDLLFRGEIPDGVDPASLMKVERLEQHPEYQNRDARITVMDTQGIETVFMLPTFACGVEEALKHDVEATMASIHAFNLWLDEDWGFDRPDHRIIAAPIVSLADPAKALDELEFVLARGAKLVLVRPAPVPGVLKPRSLGDPLHDPVWAALAEAGVPVGFHLSDSGYLQIAGMWGGKSTFEAFGGSNPLDQILVDDRAIHDTMASMIAHGVFTRHPQLKAVSIENGSYFVHRLVKRLKKAANNHPNLFPVDPVDQLRTNVWIAPYYEDDLPELASVIGVDKILFGSDWPHGEGLENPVSFTEELVGFSAADIRKVMRDNALDLLGVKVGSAA, encoded by the coding sequence ATGGGGAACCTGGGCTATAAGGCGATCGATGTCGACAATCACTACTACGAGCCGCTGGACGCGTTCACCCGGCATCTGGACAAGAAGTTCCGCAGGCGCGGTGTGCAGATCTTCAGCGACGGCAGGCACACCCAGGCGGTGATCGGAGACCGGGTGAACCGGTTCGTACCCAACCCGACATTCGATCCGATCATCGTGCCGGGCTGCCTCGATCTGTTGTTCCGCGGCGAGATCCCAGACGGTGTCGATCCCGCGTCGCTGATGAAGGTCGAGCGGCTCGAGCAGCACCCCGAGTACCAGAACCGCGATGCCCGTATCACCGTGATGGACACCCAGGGCATCGAAACGGTATTCATGTTGCCGACATTCGCGTGCGGCGTCGAGGAAGCCCTCAAGCACGACGTCGAGGCGACCATGGCGTCGATCCACGCGTTCAACTTGTGGCTCGACGAGGATTGGGGTTTCGACCGGCCCGACCACCGGATCATCGCCGCGCCGATCGTGTCGCTGGCCGACCCGGCCAAAGCTCTCGACGAACTGGAGTTCGTGTTGGCCCGCGGCGCCAAGCTGGTATTGGTGCGCCCGGCGCCGGTGCCGGGTGTGCTCAAGCCCCGGTCGTTGGGCGACCCCCTGCACGATCCGGTGTGGGCCGCGTTGGCCGAGGCGGGGGTTCCGGTGGGCTTCCACCTGAGCGACAGCGGTTACCTGCAGATCGCCGGAATGTGGGGCGGAAAGTCCACATTCGAGGCCTTCGGCGGCTCGAATCCGCTGGATCAGATACTCGTCGACGACCGCGCGATCCACGACACGATGGCGTCGATGATCGCGCACGGCGTGTTCACCCGTCACCCGCAACTCAAAGCGGTCAGCATCGAGAACGGCTCCTACTTCGTTCATCGCTTGGTCAAACGGCTGAAGAAAGCGGCCAACAACCATCCGAACCTCTTCCCGGTGGATCCGGTGGACCAACTGCGCACCAATGTCTGGATCGCGCCGTACTACGAGGACGACCTGCCTGAGCTGGCGTCGGTCATCGGTGTCGACAAGATCCTGTTCGGATCGGACTGGCCGCATGGCGAAGGGTTGGAGAACCCGGTGTCGTTCACCGAGGAACTGGTCGGCTTCAGTGCTGCCGACATCCGGAAGGTCATGCGCGACAATGCGTTAGACCTCTTGGGCGTCAAAGTCGGCTCGGCCGCGTGA
- a CDS encoding enoyl-CoA hydratase/isomerase family protein has protein sequence MTVSDSGDDRVLFHIDPEKRIATITLNNPKQRNSYDATMRDAVARCLDHVAEDDDLTVVMLRGADGVFSTGADMNNAYGWYGERSPEGPAKTRPSQRRRLTVDRKSFSFYHNLMGFPKVTVGEISGYALGGGFEIALMTDISVIARNTKVGMPATRFLGPALGSLHMFFHRLGPVLARRLLLTGDIIEAATIEHLGIFTETCDPGHEAARAQFWAEKAAKMPADGIVIAKEAFRLVEQSQAYQGEEVASYLFHAFGTNLQFAPGEFNFVKTRAQHGTKEAFRLRDEHFTVPEPPSS, from the coding sequence ATGACGGTCTCAGATAGCGGCGACGATCGCGTTCTTTTCCACATCGATCCGGAAAAGCGGATCGCGACAATAACGTTAAACAATCCCAAACAACGCAATTCCTACGATGCGACGATGCGCGACGCAGTCGCCCGGTGTCTGGATCATGTCGCCGAGGACGACGATCTGACCGTCGTCATGCTACGCGGAGCGGATGGCGTATTCAGCACCGGCGCCGACATGAACAATGCTTACGGTTGGTACGGCGAGCGCAGTCCCGAGGGGCCGGCCAAGACGCGTCCCAGTCAGCGCCGACGGCTCACGGTCGACCGCAAGTCGTTCAGCTTCTACCACAACCTGATGGGCTTCCCGAAGGTCACCGTGGGTGAGATCAGCGGCTACGCGCTCGGCGGTGGCTTCGAGATCGCGCTGATGACAGACATTTCCGTCATCGCGCGCAATACCAAGGTCGGCATGCCGGCTACCCGATTCCTGGGACCCGCGCTGGGCAGCCTGCATATGTTCTTCCATCGACTGGGGCCGGTGCTGGCACGACGCCTGCTGTTGACGGGTGACATCATCGAGGCCGCCACGATCGAACACCTCGGAATCTTCACGGAGACTTGCGATCCCGGCCACGAAGCGGCCCGGGCGCAATTCTGGGCGGAGAAGGCGGCCAAGATGCCGGCCGACGGTATCGTCATCGCCAAGGAGGCATTTCGGCTCGTCGAGCAGAGCCAGGCGTACCAGGGCGAAGAGGTTGCGAGCTATCTATTTCACGCTTTCGGCACGAATCTGCAGTTTGCGCCGGGGGAGTTCAACTTCGTCAAGACCCGGGCGCAGCACGGCACGAAGGAGGCCTTCCGGCTGCGCGACGAGCACTTCACTGTGCCGGAGCCGCCATCGAGCTGA
- a CDS encoding acyl-CoA synthetase — protein sequence MSEWTIGAVLDVIAEVIPDRAVTVCGDRRRTFRETSDRTRRLANYLAANGFGAHEERANLENWECGQDRVALLMHNDLYADMVIGCLKARTVPVNVNYNYAPREVRELLDYVRPRAVIYHKSLGAKFADVLPPDSADLLLSVDDGSTAPELPGAVSLDDALSQGGTDQNVTASPDDLLMICTGGTTGRPKGVLWRQSDMYVSSMVGADHDSAQEIRDKVSRVAGSPWFAVSPLMHAAGMWTAFSAIMAGLTVVLYDTSKRLDPRSVWETAEREGVAMMTMVGDAYAAPLVAELQRGSYDLSSLAMIGTGGAATNPKYQAALLELLPQLTLINGFGSSETGNMGFGHSRSDSRTDTFTLREGGLVLAEDYRRFLIPGENEVGWVAREGRIPLGYLNDPDATRKTFPVIDGKRVVISGDRASLEDDGTLRLYGRDSLVVNTGGEKVFVEEVEEILRAHPAIADALAVGRPSERWGEEIVALVQLREGAVVDRELLHTHCTSHLARFKAPKVYVFVEQVHRLGNGKADYRWAKRHATEKAPMST from the coding sequence ATGAGCGAGTGGACCATAGGTGCGGTCTTGGATGTGATCGCCGAGGTCATTCCCGACCGCGCGGTCACCGTCTGCGGTGACCGTCGCCGTACGTTCCGCGAAACCTCGGACCGCACCCGTCGGCTCGCAAACTATCTCGCGGCCAACGGCTTCGGGGCTCACGAGGAACGGGCGAACTTAGAGAACTGGGAATGCGGTCAGGACCGCGTCGCCTTGCTCATGCACAACGACCTCTACGCCGACATGGTCATCGGTTGCCTCAAGGCCCGCACCGTTCCGGTGAACGTCAACTACAACTATGCGCCGCGCGAAGTCCGGGAATTGCTCGACTATGTGCGGCCGCGTGCCGTCATCTACCACAAGTCGCTCGGCGCGAAGTTCGCCGACGTGCTCCCGCCGGACAGCGCCGATCTGCTGCTGTCGGTTGACGACGGCAGCACGGCACCGGAACTGCCGGGTGCGGTGTCCCTGGATGACGCTCTGTCACAGGGGGGTACCGATCAGAACGTGACCGCGTCACCGGATGATCTGCTGATGATCTGCACCGGGGGCACCACCGGTCGGCCCAAGGGTGTGCTCTGGCGCCAATCCGACATGTACGTCTCGTCGATGGTCGGTGCCGACCACGATTCGGCCCAGGAGATCCGCGACAAGGTAAGCCGTGTAGCCGGATCGCCGTGGTTCGCCGTGTCACCGCTGATGCACGCCGCCGGCATGTGGACGGCGTTCTCTGCGATCATGGCCGGCCTCACCGTGGTGTTGTACGACACCAGCAAGCGACTCGATCCACGGTCGGTGTGGGAGACGGCAGAGCGTGAGGGCGTGGCGATGATGACGATGGTCGGCGACGCCTACGCCGCACCGCTGGTCGCCGAGTTGCAACGGGGCAGCTATGACCTGTCGTCGCTGGCGATGATCGGCACCGGCGGGGCTGCGACGAATCCGAAATATCAAGCGGCTCTTCTGGAGCTGTTGCCACAGCTCACCCTGATCAATGGTTTCGGGTCGTCGGAGACCGGCAACATGGGATTCGGGCACAGTCGCAGCGACAGCCGAACCGACACGTTCACTCTGCGTGAGGGCGGCCTGGTGCTTGCCGAGGACTACCGTCGTTTTCTCATCCCCGGCGAGAACGAGGTCGGCTGGGTCGCCAGGGAGGGACGAATTCCACTGGGGTATCTCAACGATCCCGACGCCACCCGCAAGACTTTTCCGGTGATCGACGGCAAGCGCGTGGTGATCTCCGGCGACCGCGCCAGCCTGGAGGACGACGGGACGCTGCGGCTCTACGGCCGTGATTCGCTGGTGGTCAACACCGGCGGAGAAAAGGTGTTCGTCGAAGAGGTCGAAGAGATCTTGCGCGCGCATCCGGCGATCGCCGACGCGCTGGCGGTGGGCCGCCCCAGCGAACGGTGGGGTGAGGAAATCGTGGCGCTGGTACAACTGCGCGAAGGAGCCGTCGTGGATCGCGAACTGCTGCATACGCATTGCACGTCGCACCTGGCCCGGTTCAAGGCGCCCAAGGTTTACGTCTTCGTGGAGCAGGTTCATCGCCTGGGCAACGGCAAGGCCGACTACCGCTGGGCGAAACGTCACGCGACAGAAAAGGCGCCGATGTCGACATGA
- a CDS encoding enoyl-CoA hydratase/isomerase family protein — protein sequence MSAPSYDTIKYEVDGHKATITLNRPDALNALSPHMVTELRNAYHEAENDDAVWLLIVTGTGRAFCTGADVKAIPGDGKVINERPYLSSYEQWEAPQEGTPPFRTMAKPVLAAINGLCCGAGLDWVTTGDIVIASDKATFFDPHVSIGLVAARELVRVARVLPRSIALRMALMGKHERLSAQRAYELGMISEIVDHDRLLERAHEIADIVNSNAPLAVRGTRLAILKGLDLPLHEAEMLAESFRERNLHTEDSLEGPKAFVEKRPPEWRCR from the coding sequence ATGTCCGCACCGTCATACGACACCATCAAATACGAAGTCGACGGACACAAGGCCACCATCACCCTGAATCGGCCCGACGCCCTCAACGCGCTGAGCCCTCATATGGTCACCGAGCTGCGCAACGCATATCACGAGGCTGAAAACGACGACGCGGTATGGCTTCTCATCGTCACCGGCACCGGGCGGGCTTTCTGCACCGGCGCTGACGTCAAGGCGATTCCCGGCGACGGCAAGGTGATCAACGAACGCCCGTACCTGTCCAGCTATGAGCAATGGGAGGCGCCGCAAGAGGGCACACCGCCGTTCCGAACGATGGCCAAACCGGTGCTCGCCGCGATCAACGGATTATGTTGTGGCGCTGGCCTCGACTGGGTCACCACCGGCGACATCGTCATCGCGTCCGACAAGGCGACATTCTTCGATCCGCACGTCAGCATCGGACTGGTCGCCGCGCGCGAGCTGGTCCGAGTGGCCCGGGTGCTGCCGCGTTCGATCGCACTGCGGATGGCGCTGATGGGCAAGCACGAACGGCTCAGCGCGCAAAGGGCATACGAGCTCGGCATGATCAGCGAGATCGTCGACCACGACCGCCTGCTGGAGCGCGCCCACGAGATCGCCGACATCGTCAACTCGAATGCGCCGCTTGCCGTACGGGGCACCAGACTGGCCATCCTCAAGGGGTTGGACCTGCCACTGCACGAAGCCGAGATGCTGGCAGAGTCGTTCCGCGAACGGAACCTGCACACCGAGGACTCGCTCGAGGGCCCCAAGGCGTTCGTCGAAAAGCGGCCACCGGAATGGCGGTGTCGATGA
- a CDS encoding enoyl-CoA hydratase — protein MNTADHLVADSEEGHAVLYEVTPSGVAIMTLNRPDRLNTWGGDIATAFYAGLDRAEDDPAVRVIVLTGRGKAFCAGAQLGSMGNVAQSIEKTDERKLASLVGERQPYYLTSLSKPVVAAINGSCVGIGLTQALMCDVRFAADGAKFAASFARRGLIAEYGVSWILPRLTGWGVALDLLLSGRTFLADEAAELGLVKEVVPPEQLMKRAMDYAEDIAQHCSPASMAVIKRQAYGDAMREIADASSRSDALLQESLRRPDVIEGVTSFLEKRAPSFPGLSASALTTDESCSTGKDHHGEPGL, from the coding sequence ATGAATACCGCTGACCACCTCGTCGCCGACTCAGAAGAGGGCCACGCGGTGCTCTACGAGGTCACCCCGAGCGGTGTTGCGATCATGACCCTCAACCGGCCGGACCGGCTCAACACCTGGGGCGGTGACATTGCGACCGCTTTCTACGCGGGGTTGGACCGCGCCGAAGACGACCCGGCCGTTCGGGTGATCGTGTTGACCGGTCGCGGCAAGGCATTCTGCGCCGGCGCCCAACTCGGTTCGATGGGCAATGTCGCGCAGTCGATCGAGAAAACCGACGAACGCAAGCTGGCCAGCCTGGTCGGCGAACGTCAGCCCTACTACCTGACCTCGCTGTCGAAACCGGTCGTAGCGGCCATCAACGGATCATGCGTCGGGATCGGTCTCACCCAGGCGCTGATGTGCGACGTCCGATTCGCTGCGGACGGTGCGAAGTTCGCGGCGTCGTTCGCCCGGCGCGGGCTGATCGCGGAATACGGCGTCTCGTGGATACTGCCGCGGCTGACCGGTTGGGGTGTCGCACTCGACCTGTTGTTGAGCGGGCGTACTTTCCTCGCCGACGAGGCTGCCGAGCTCGGGCTGGTCAAAGAAGTCGTGCCACCCGAGCAGCTGATGAAGCGCGCGATGGACTATGCCGAGGACATCGCCCAGCACTGCTCGCCGGCATCGATGGCCGTGATCAAACGGCAGGCCTACGGCGACGCAATGCGCGAAATCGCCGACGCAAGTTCACGATCGGATGCCCTGCTGCAGGAGTCGCTGCGGCGTCCCGACGTGATCGAAGGCGTCACCAGCTTCCTCGAGAAGCGAGCTCCAAGCTTTCCCGGTCTGAGTGCCTCGGCGCTCACCACCGACGAATCGTGCAGTACCGGAAAGGATCACCATGGGGAACCTGGGCTATAA
- a CDS encoding TetR/AcrR family transcriptional regulator has protein sequence MEVPAVAKQATAEKRQRRERGSINPDDIISGAFELAEQVSIDNLSMPLLGKHLGVGVTSIYWYFRRKDDLLNAMTDRALRKYVFATPYVEASDWRETLRNHARSMRKTFMGNPILCDLILIRSALSPRAAKVGVQEIEKAIAGLVEAGLSPEEAFDTYSAVSVHVRGSVVLHRLQEKNQATENGGRTIEDTMVIDAKTTPLLARMTTKGRHIGAADDNNFEYGLDCILDHATRLIEQGSKSTGHQRKSTSARPRKTSR, from the coding sequence ATGGAGGTGCCCGCAGTGGCCAAGCAAGCAACCGCGGAGAAGCGTCAGCGGCGTGAACGTGGATCCATCAACCCCGACGACATCATCAGCGGCGCGTTCGAACTCGCGGAGCAGGTCTCGATCGACAACCTGAGCATGCCGTTGCTCGGCAAGCACCTCGGTGTCGGAGTGACGAGCATCTACTGGTACTTCCGCAGAAAGGACGATCTTCTCAACGCGATGACCGATCGGGCGCTGCGCAAGTACGTCTTCGCAACCCCCTACGTGGAGGCCAGCGATTGGCGCGAAACACTGCGCAATCACGCCCGCTCGATGCGAAAAACGTTCATGGGCAACCCAATTCTGTGCGATCTGATTCTGATCAGGTCAGCACTGAGCCCGCGCGCAGCCAAGGTCGGGGTTCAGGAGATCGAAAAAGCCATCGCCGGCCTCGTCGAGGCGGGACTGTCACCGGAAGAGGCCTTCGACACGTACTCCGCAGTCTCGGTACACGTTCGGGGCTCAGTCGTGCTGCATCGCCTCCAGGAGAAAAACCAGGCGACCGAGAACGGTGGGCGCACGATCGAAGACACGATGGTCATCGACGCCAAGACCACCCCGCTGCTGGCACGGATGACGACGAAGGGCCGTCACATCGGCGCCGCCGACGACAACAATTTCGAATACGGCCTGGATTGCATTCTCGACCACGCCACTCGACTGATCGAGCAGGGCTCGAAGTCGACTGGCCATCAACGTAAGTCGACGTCAGCCCGGCCACGCAAGACTTCCCGATAG
- a CDS encoding acyl-CoA dehydrogenase family protein, producing the protein MDRYELRRLDYSLTEDHQALQAAYRDFFKTHCSIETVRAAEESGFDKSLWERLCGMGASTMALPDTVGGDGATLVDLTLVAEEIGRSLAPVPWIDHVCAARLLARLGSAEPDVVTGKQLAAFDPQHDNVSGTRLIPTGSIADQIIVRDGDDVVLLKFDTRPTKVDNIGRLPMAWVDPAAADTRLVLASGADALAQYQTALDEWRVLTAAALTGLVEETMTIAAEFAKTRYTLGVPISTLQGISHPLANIAITVQGGRNLARRAAWFLDNEPDERPELAPSAFVFMAEEASKAATMAVHVQGGLGVSAEAAATAYLVRARGWALAGGDPGVSARYIAELVATRESR; encoded by the coding sequence ATGGACCGCTATGAACTTCGCCGACTCGACTACAGCCTGACCGAGGACCATCAGGCGCTGCAAGCCGCCTACCGCGACTTCTTCAAGACGCATTGCTCGATCGAGACCGTCCGTGCCGCAGAGGAATCCGGCTTCGACAAGAGCCTGTGGGAGCGGCTGTGCGGGATGGGCGCGTCGACGATGGCGCTACCGGACACGGTTGGGGGAGACGGGGCGACGCTGGTCGATCTGACATTAGTGGCCGAGGAGATCGGTCGCTCGCTGGCACCCGTGCCGTGGATCGACCACGTCTGCGCCGCGCGGTTGCTGGCCCGTCTCGGATCGGCGGAGCCCGACGTCGTGACCGGCAAACAGCTCGCGGCGTTCGACCCGCAACACGACAACGTGTCCGGGACCCGGCTCATCCCCACCGGATCGATCGCCGATCAGATCATCGTTCGCGACGGTGACGACGTGGTGCTGCTCAAATTCGACACCCGGCCGACCAAGGTCGACAACATCGGCCGACTGCCGATGGCCTGGGTCGATCCGGCCGCCGCCGACACTCGACTCGTGTTGGCAAGCGGCGCCGATGCTTTGGCCCAATACCAGACGGCACTGGACGAGTGGCGAGTGCTCACCGCGGCGGCATTGACGGGCCTCGTTGAAGAGACCATGACCATCGCGGCGGAGTTCGCGAAAACCCGCTACACATTGGGCGTGCCGATCTCGACGCTGCAGGGCATCTCGCACCCGCTCGCCAACATCGCCATCACCGTGCAAGGAGGCCGCAATCTGGCGCGGCGTGCCGCATGGTTCCTGGACAACGAACCCGACGAGCGTCCGGAGTTGGCTCCGTCGGCGTTTGTGTTCATGGCCGAAGAGGCCTCGAAAGCCGCGACGATGGCGGTGCACGTGCAAGGCGGTCTCGGTGTCTCTGCCGAAGCCGCGGCGACCGCATACCTGGTGCGGGCCCGAGGATGGGCGCTGGCGGGCGGCGACCCGGGCGTCAGCGCCCGATACATCGCCGAGCTCGTCGCGACCCGCGAAAGTCGTTGA
- a CDS encoding PaaI family thioesterase, producing the protein MGERHTARFGEAPLPQIVEAAGAMRRLSSLLLSLEQPHPTVDAMLAQIGAWERELSVAVPPDSTPRIGDEASCRVYLDHATDIGAFNPCFPEYRFDRIDGETASGSVAFPLVFEGPPGLVHGGFLAVFFDCVMQHQNCVVGLSGKTRSLQVTFHRPTPVLTELRFEISRSEVDRGIASTARLLRDGELLCIGETTTLALPPEKLTGHRLGKRRAETS; encoded by the coding sequence ATGGGCGAACGCCACACGGCGCGGTTCGGCGAGGCGCCGCTGCCCCAAATTGTCGAGGCGGCCGGTGCAATGCGCCGCCTCAGCTCGTTGCTGCTGTCGTTGGAGCAGCCGCACCCGACGGTCGACGCGATGCTCGCACAGATCGGCGCGTGGGAGCGCGAACTCAGCGTGGCGGTGCCGCCGGACAGCACCCCACGGATCGGTGACGAGGCAAGCTGTCGTGTCTACCTCGATCACGCGACGGACATCGGCGCGTTCAACCCGTGCTTTCCGGAATATCGCTTCGACCGGATCGATGGCGAAACCGCGTCCGGGAGTGTCGCCTTCCCACTTGTCTTCGAAGGCCCGCCGGGACTGGTGCACGGTGGTTTCCTGGCGGTCTTCTTCGACTGCGTGATGCAGCATCAGAACTGCGTTGTCGGGCTGTCCGGCAAGACCCGTTCGCTGCAGGTCACCTTCCATCGTCCGACGCCGGTGCTGACCGAATTGCGTTTCGAGATCTCCCGCAGCGAGGTCGACCGTGGGATTGCGTCGACAGCCCGATTACTGCGCGACGGTGAACTGCTGTGCATCGGCGAAACCACGACGCTGGCACTGCCCCCCGAGAAGTTGACGGGCCATCGTCTGGGCAAGCGACGAGCCGAGACGAGCTGA
- a CDS encoding amidohydrolase family protein, with protein MNVQHVIDCLVNVHFGETEKQPTWMLKVRDDYFKGPDSMFAPVDLSELLEEMDEQGVRRAILMDNLAKPSVTARKFVEAKPDRFALAMGGVNLLRPMPSLRELGAVVNDLPVAYAVVGPSFWGDGQYPPSDAVYYPLYTKCAEIGLPLCINTGIPGPPIPGEVQNPIHLDRVCVRFPELKLCMIHGADPWWDVAIRLLIKYANLRLMTSAWSPKRLPDSLLHYMRTRGRDKIIYASDWPVLKMRRVVPEAQALDLPAEVLDNYLYNNAQQFFFEGREEH; from the coding sequence ATGAACGTCCAACACGTGATCGATTGCCTCGTCAACGTGCACTTCGGCGAGACCGAGAAGCAGCCCACGTGGATGCTCAAGGTGCGCGACGACTACTTCAAGGGCCCGGATTCGATGTTCGCTCCGGTCGACTTGTCCGAGCTGCTCGAAGAGATGGACGAGCAGGGTGTGCGCAGGGCCATCCTGATGGATAATCTCGCGAAACCGTCGGTCACCGCCCGCAAATTCGTCGAGGCCAAGCCGGACCGCTTTGCGCTCGCCATGGGTGGCGTCAACCTCTTGCGACCGATGCCGTCGTTGCGCGAACTCGGCGCTGTCGTCAACGATCTTCCGGTTGCCTACGCCGTTGTGGGACCGAGCTTCTGGGGCGACGGACAGTACCCGCCGAGTGATGCAGTTTACTATCCGCTCTACACCAAATGCGCCGAGATCGGTCTGCCGCTGTGCATCAACACCGGCATCCCGGGACCGCCCATCCCCGGTGAAGTGCAGAACCCCATCCATCTCGACCGGGTGTGCGTGCGCTTTCCTGAACTGAAGCTGTGCATGATCCACGGCGCAGATCCCTGGTGGGACGTCGCGATTCGGTTGCTGATCAAATACGCCAACCTTCGCCTGATGACCTCGGCCTGGTCGCCCAAGCGGCTGCCGGACAGCCTGCTGCATTACATGCGCACGCGTGGACGCGACAAGATCATCTACGCCTCCGACTGGCCGGTTTTGAAAATGCGCCGCGTCGTGCCCGAAGCCCAGGCGCTGGATCTGCCGGCCGAGGTCCTGGACAACTATCTCTACAACAACGCGCAGCAATTCTTCTTCGAGGGTCGGGAGGAGCACTGA